A region from the Geobacter benzoatilyticus genome encodes:
- a CDS encoding Ig-like domain-containing protein, giving the protein MLFRSPKRMVAVAVSLACLVISPVAVTFAAPVPTVEIQSPLTDGIRSPLRVATDSLGNVYVTDSLSRAVLKYDSLGHLTQTIKVAESPQGVAVASDGTLLVGFGTSVAMINSAGEETRKLGMGAGQFKMTNGIAVDDDGSIYVVDSLDNSVQLFNAAGEFMSKFGSFGTTAGKFSTPSGIAFEKVSKQVAVVDTRTGRVQFFDKAGVYKRTIGSLGSGPLKFTAPQGVSFEYSNDPEPVLERMYVVDTFQSNVQAIDPAATPVFLSYIGGYGTANGKLMVPSDVRYDQASGRLMVVNGFGNLTMYGIDGGGIAVDSIPPALTIAPVISPFTTATLDVSGTVEAGAQMTIAAGGSTTVGPISFPTSTNWQATLSGFAPGGSTITVTARDAANNATTKSLTVSYLQSAPMLTMEPLPVFTTDAYHQLSGLVDPESVVTVTNTTTGTSAKALVFGNTWSYRLPLVAGANAIAVKAEKAQSAATTVTATTTLDATPPAITVSTLPDGSYTSGQVQNIQMVVTDANLDAVAFNGQPVVPVNGSYSTAITLETGANVIMVAAVDLAGNVSTDIRTIYFDGTRPTVTFIAPAEGAYVTADQVTVSGTVDEAVPVTVAGLAARMDGTSWSADVPLEPGMNTIDVIAVDLAGNVSSVKRTVTYDIDTPALVISTPSQDMVTNQATLGFAGNFTDPSPVTLSADVDGTPVAVTVTEGSYTLAATFAEEKAYAITLTATDAAGNASRVTRTVTYDKTPPALTLDPVNTPYPSALTGTVEAGAAVTVEDRNGSAGTVSVNGETWSAALELGGYDAESLAVRATDVAGNSTLRSLVVNVPDGDVNGDGKVTIHDVLQALRIFTRQTAATTSHLSHGDIGPLYQGKAKPNGVIDLVDAILIMRKALGMPSW; this is encoded by the coding sequence ATGTTATTCAGATCGCCGAAACGAATGGTGGCAGTTGCTGTCTCCCTGGCGTGTCTGGTTATTTCGCCGGTAGCGGTGACGTTTGCCGCCCCGGTGCCGACAGTGGAGATTCAGTCTCCCCTAACGGATGGAATTCGTTCACCGTTGAGGGTGGCCACGGATTCCCTGGGTAACGTGTATGTGACCGATTCCCTTTCCAGGGCGGTACTTAAATATGATTCACTCGGTCATTTAACGCAGACCATTAAGGTTGCTGAGTCTCCCCAGGGGGTTGCCGTTGCCTCTGACGGTACCCTGCTTGTGGGGTTCGGAACCTCAGTGGCCATGATTAACTCCGCCGGTGAAGAAACCAGAAAGCTCGGGATGGGCGCGGGCCAGTTCAAAATGACAAACGGCATTGCGGTGGATGACGATGGCTCCATCTACGTGGTCGACAGCCTCGATAACAGTGTGCAGTTATTCAACGCCGCCGGCGAGTTCATGAGCAAGTTCGGTTCCTTCGGTACCACTGCCGGCAAGTTCTCGACTCCCAGTGGCATTGCCTTTGAAAAAGTATCGAAACAAGTGGCGGTTGTTGACACCCGGACCGGGCGGGTTCAGTTTTTTGACAAAGCCGGTGTTTATAAGCGAACGATAGGAAGCCTGGGCTCCGGTCCCCTTAAGTTTACGGCTCCGCAGGGTGTCTCGTTCGAGTATTCCAACGATCCGGAGCCGGTTCTTGAGCGGATGTATGTGGTTGATACCTTCCAGAGCAACGTGCAGGCCATTGATCCAGCAGCTACCCCGGTATTCCTCTCCTACATCGGCGGCTACGGAACGGCCAACGGAAAGCTCATGGTCCCCTCCGACGTCCGGTACGATCAGGCAAGCGGCCGCCTGATGGTTGTGAACGGCTTCGGCAATTTGACCATGTACGGCATCGATGGCGGCGGCATTGCGGTTGACTCTATTCCGCCGGCCCTTACCATTGCCCCGGTCATATCGCCTTTCACGACGGCAACGCTTGATGTTTCCGGTACTGTTGAGGCGGGTGCCCAGATGACCATCGCCGCCGGCGGTTCCACGACGGTTGGGCCGATCTCGTTCCCGACCTCCACTAACTGGCAGGCGACCCTGAGCGGCTTCGCGCCGGGTGGCTCCACGATTACGGTCACGGCACGCGATGCGGCAAATAACGCAACCACGAAGTCGCTAACCGTAAGTTATCTCCAGTCGGCGCCCATGCTGACCATGGAACCGCTCCCCGTTTTCACGACCGATGCTTATCATCAGCTCTCCGGCCTGGTTGACCCCGAATCTGTCGTGACCGTTACCAACACCACCACGGGCACCAGTGCCAAGGCCCTGGTCTTCGGCAATACCTGGAGCTATCGTCTGCCCCTCGTTGCCGGTGCCAACGCCATTGCCGTCAAGGCTGAAAAGGCGCAGAGCGCTGCCACGACAGTGACCGCGACAACGACCCTCGACGCGACTCCGCCGGCAATCACCGTATCGACCCTGCCGGACGGCAGCTATACCAGCGGGCAGGTCCAGAACATTCAGATGGTTGTGACCGATGCCAACCTCGACGCGGTTGCCTTCAACGGTCAGCCGGTTGTTCCCGTTAACGGCTCCTACAGCACTGCGATTACCCTGGAGACCGGCGCCAACGTCATTATGGTGGCGGCGGTTGACCTGGCGGGGAACGTGTCCACCGATATCCGGACCATCTACTTCGATGGAACCCGGCCCACGGTAACCTTTATCGCACCTGCTGAAGGCGCCTACGTAACCGCCGACCAGGTGACCGTCAGCGGCACTGTCGATGAGGCGGTTCCCGTCACGGTTGCCGGGCTCGCAGCCCGCATGGACGGCACCTCCTGGAGCGCCGATGTTCCCCTCGAACCGGGTATGAATACCATTGACGTCATCGCCGTCGATCTGGCGGGTAACGTCAGTTCCGTCAAGCGGACCGTGACCTACGATATCGACACTCCGGCACTTGTAATCAGCACCCCGAGCCAGGATATGGTCACCAATCAGGCAACCCTGGGATTTGCCGGCAACTTCACCGATCCGAGCCCGGTGACGCTTTCTGCCGATGTGGATGGCACGCCTGTTGCCGTGACCGTAACGGAAGGCTCGTATACCCTGGCGGCCACCTTCGCCGAAGAGAAGGCCTATGCCATAACCCTGACAGCCACAGATGCCGCAGGCAACGCGAGCCGCGTGACGCGGACGGTGACCTATGACAAGACTCCGCCGGCCCTGACGCTCGATCCGGTCAACACCCCTTACCCGTCAGCCCTGACCGGCACGGTGGAAGCGGGTGCCGCCGTGACTGTTGAGGATCGCAACGGTTCCGCCGGTACGGTTTCCGTAAATGGCGAGACCTGGAGCGCGGCCCTTGAACTGGGCGGGTATGATGCAGAATCCCTTGCCGTGCGCGCCACTGACGTTGCCGGCAACAGCACGCTTCGCAGCCTGGTGGTGAACGTGCCCGATGGCGACGTGAACGGTGACGGCAAGGTGACGATCCATGACGTGCTCCAGGCACTCAGGATATTCACCCGGCAGACGGCGGCAACCACCAGCCATCTGTCCCATGGCGACATCGGCCCGCTCTATCAGGGGAAAGCAAAACCGAACGGCGTCATAGACCTGGTTGACGCAATACTTATCATGAGAAAGGCCCTCGGCATGCCGAGCTGGTAG
- a CDS encoding right-handed parallel beta-helix repeat-containing protein, translating to MSLSRIACAGTALVLALLSLSMPNGASAAVMTTDTVWEGNITVEDDVLIPAGVTLTVRPGTSILVVAAESTKTDPEYLSPLNEITVRGTLVVEGTGKLPVRFFGAEKKVGSWAGILIDGGTANIRGCSIENADTGVSVADGTLRLSGSALRENRYGLVAQGKNTRADLAGSRITGNDYGIFTFGGALVATGDSEVAKNRKRDTYSPVSREFVPPAKPPVAEGAPVGRRYRDMVLLGETVWQGRIEVDGTVRVPEGSRLVILPGTIVEFTRRDTNGDGIGENGIMIQGRLVAKGSAERPIIFRSAEKARRAGDWDSVNIMNSASGQNLIEHCRIENAYRGLHFHFSTVAIHNSTLMDNYRGIQFQESVVVMRGNTLCGNRSGVQGRDSEVDLADNLICNNQVGGNFLRTTLVARGNRVIANGREGLRLREGAVTVRENLVDGNRFGLMMADIYHGVVSRNSITNNTEGGISLKNVDAIEIAGNVVAANGLNGFNVQDSGALIKSNMISDNGERGMGIQSFAGVITGNDFAGNGLYAIDMDGPEDVSAPANWWGGDDPGRVIFDRRDDPALGTVRQDGANAAPLPFVWPLASVATDAVWRGIITVDAAMAVVPGAVLTVAPGTTVRFAAGTGLEVKGKLIAKGESDRKITFTSTELKEPSAWNEILLEYATGSAIAHCSIEYATWGIHSHFTDLSVTDSVFAHNYGGMRFRSGPVRISRSTFRDNTIGIRSYIGNARIEDNIITENETGIFVREKGGGLTVTGNNIFGNSGYNLRIGDFNTEDVNARGNWWGEGDPGETIFDARQEPGIGLALYEPYLEKPLPLGAGTGEKP from the coding sequence ATGTCTCTATCCAGAATTGCTTGCGCCGGTACTGCTCTGGTGCTTGCTCTGCTGTCGCTGAGCATGCCCAATGGCGCGTCCGCTGCCGTCATGACGACCGATACGGTATGGGAGGGAAACATCACCGTTGAGGATGATGTGCTTATTCCCGCGGGGGTAACCCTGACCGTGCGCCCGGGCACTTCCATCCTTGTCGTCGCCGCGGAAAGCACCAAGACCGATCCCGAATACCTCTCGCCGCTGAATGAAATAACCGTTCGGGGGACGTTGGTTGTGGAAGGGACCGGGAAGTTGCCGGTGCGCTTTTTCGGCGCGGAGAAGAAGGTGGGGAGTTGGGCCGGGATCCTCATTGACGGGGGCACCGCCAATATTCGTGGTTGCAGTATCGAAAACGCGGATACAGGCGTCTCGGTGGCTGACGGAACCCTCCGCCTGAGCGGTTCGGCGCTTCGGGAAAATCGTTACGGCCTCGTGGCGCAGGGGAAAAATACCCGAGCCGACCTGGCCGGTTCGCGGATCACCGGCAACGACTACGGCATTTTCACCTTCGGGGGGGCGCTGGTGGCCACCGGGGACTCGGAGGTTGCAAAAAACCGTAAAAGAGACACGTATTCGCCGGTATCCAGAGAGTTCGTGCCGCCGGCGAAGCCTCCTGTTGCCGAGGGGGCACCGGTTGGCCGCCGGTATCGGGATATGGTTCTCCTGGGGGAAACCGTCTGGCAAGGGCGGATTGAGGTGGATGGGACGGTGAGGGTGCCGGAGGGGAGCAGGCTCGTCATCCTGCCGGGAACCATCGTGGAGTTCACCCGGCGGGATACCAACGGCGACGGCATCGGCGAAAACGGGATTATGATCCAGGGGCGCCTCGTGGCCAAGGGGAGCGCTGAACGGCCCATCATCTTCCGTTCCGCGGAAAAGGCGCGGCGGGCGGGGGACTGGGATTCCGTCAATATCATGAACAGTGCGTCGGGACAGAACCTGATCGAGCACTGCCGGATAGAGAATGCCTATCGCGGGCTCCATTTCCACTTTTCCACCGTGGCGATTCATAATTCCACCCTGATGGACAACTATCGCGGCATCCAGTTTCAGGAATCGGTGGTAGTGATGCGGGGCAATACCCTCTGCGGCAACAGGAGCGGCGTTCAGGGGCGCGACTCCGAAGTGGATCTGGCGGACAACCTTATCTGCAATAATCAGGTGGGGGGGAATTTCTTGCGGACTACCCTTGTCGCCCGGGGCAACAGGGTCATCGCCAACGGCAGAGAAGGGCTCCGCCTGCGTGAAGGGGCCGTCACCGTCCGGGAAAATCTTGTGGACGGCAACCGGTTCGGGCTCATGATGGCCGACATATACCACGGTGTCGTGAGCCGCAACAGCATCACCAACAACACCGAAGGGGGGATATCCCTGAAGAATGTCGACGCCATCGAGATCGCCGGCAACGTGGTGGCGGCCAATGGGTTGAATGGCTTCAATGTCCAGGATTCCGGCGCGCTCATCAAGTCGAACATGATCTCCGATAACGGCGAACGGGGGATGGGAATCCAGTCCTTTGCCGGGGTCATTACCGGGAACGACTTCGCCGGCAACGGCCTGTACGCCATTGACATGGACGGCCCGGAAGATGTCTCCGCCCCGGCCAACTGGTGGGGAGGGGATGATCCGGGGAGGGTTATTTTCGACCGGCGGGACGACCCGGCCCTTGGTACCGTCCGCCAAGATGGGGCAAACGCCGCGCCGCTCCCGTTTGTGTGGCCCCTGGCGTCCGTGGCCACTGATGCCGTCTGGCGCGGCATAATAACGGTCGATGCCGCCATGGCGGTCGTGCCAGGCGCCGTCCTGACCGTTGCGCCGGGCACGACGGTGCGGTTCGCCGCCGGGACGGGGCTGGAGGTGAAGGGCAAGCTAATTGCAAAAGGTGAGTCAGACAGGAAAATTACCTTTACCTCGACGGAACTCAAGGAGCCTTCCGCCTGGAACGAGATTCTGCTGGAATACGCCACAGGGAGCGCCATTGCCCACTGCTCCATCGAATATGCCACCTGGGGAATTCACAGTCACTTTACCGACCTTTCCGTGACTGACAGCGTTTTTGCGCACAACTACGGCGGCATGCGGTTCCGGAGCGGGCCCGTGCGGATTAGCCGCTCGACCTTCAGGGACAATACCATCGGCATCAGGTCGTACATCGGCAACGCCCGCATCGAGGACAATATCATCACGGAGAACGAGACGGGGATCTTTGTCCGGGAAAAAGGGGGCGGGCTGACGGTGACGGGCAACAACATCTTCGGCAACAGCGGCTACAACCTGAGGATCGGCGATTTTAACACCGAAGACGTGAACGCCCGCGGCAACTGGTGGGGCGAGGGTGATCCCGGCGAAACGATCTTTGATGCGCGCCAGGAACCGGGGATCGGGCTGGCTCTCTACGAGCCCTATCTGGAGAAACCGCTCCCGCTCGGGGCCGGGACCGGAGAAAAACCATGA
- a CDS encoding carboxypeptidase-like regulatory domain-containing protein: protein MKKVCSLWLFLVVVFAGIGAYAGSDGKGRITGAMMLNNGEPMANGTAFLFRDVTGPPPIPEKYWRVPDEIVGIDASGRFVAEVPEGTYYLGAIKRISGNELGAPNDGDYFLINRDEKGNPKPYLVKAGETTDVGTISSVHPFSRATYLKQEGITAIAGTVTDEKGKPVERALVFAFATPTMVGKPLFVSERTGKNGEFFLRVDKGGTYYLKSREVYGGGAPKAGEIIGGYGERMPEPVSVETGKTAKGVDLRVIRFKGRGPFKQ, encoded by the coding sequence ATGAAAAAGGTTTGCTCGCTCTGGTTGTTTCTCGTGGTTGTCTTTGCGGGGATTGGGGCCTACGCCGGCAGCGACGGAAAAGGTCGTATCACCGGCGCCATGATGCTGAACAATGGCGAGCCCATGGCAAACGGTACGGCCTTTCTGTTCAGGGATGTTACGGGGCCTCCGCCGATACCCGAAAAATATTGGCGTGTGCCTGACGAAATAGTCGGTATCGATGCATCCGGCAGGTTTGTCGCCGAGGTTCCCGAGGGGACGTATTATCTCGGCGCCATCAAGAGGATCTCGGGAAATGAACTGGGTGCCCCCAATGATGGGGATTACTTCCTGATTAACCGGGACGAAAAGGGGAATCCAAAACCGTACCTGGTCAAGGCGGGAGAAACAACGGATGTCGGAACCATTTCATCGGTCCACCCCTTCAGCCGTGCAACTTATCTTAAGCAAGAGGGGATTACGGCAATTGCCGGAACCGTGACGGATGAAAAGGGGAAACCGGTGGAGAGGGCGCTGGTCTTTGCTTTTGCCACCCCTACCATGGTTGGAAAACCGCTTTTTGTTTCGGAACGGACGGGCAAAAACGGGGAGTTTTTCCTGAGAGTCGATAAGGGTGGCACGTATTATCTCAAATCCCGGGAGGTTTATGGGGGAGGGGCACCCAAGGCGGGCGAGATTATCGGCGGTTACGGCGAACGGATGCCTGAACCGGTGTCGGTTGAGACCGGCAAGACGGCTAAAGGGGTTGACCTGCGAGTAATCCGTTTCAAGGGGCGGGGACCCTTCAAGCAGTAG
- a CDS encoding cytochrome C: MKRFLLITTAVAAFMAWGAIVNAGNQNIRWTVHNLSSAVPEGATIDRHWYSDDTDQVCIFCHTPHHAEPAQPLWNKVNPTQAFNMYTSSSTLSSVAKGATAPGPESLLCLSCHDGRTAINVIHNGDVGIDAQPADGGRKVLNFAGWGYYNAENPNNQALAMEITVFGTPYRANLGKTGIDGDARFAGSNLMDDHPISFSYASAQSEKGVAALNAIESARSAGLRFFGPNRDRMECSTCHDPHVDSGLGYDGLPTGSGGNNALRPFLVRDNTGSAMCLACHNK; the protein is encoded by the coding sequence ATGAAAAGATTTCTTCTCATAACAACGGCAGTGGCGGCATTCATGGCATGGGGAGCTATTGTGAACGCTGGCAACCAGAACATACGCTGGACGGTGCATAACCTGTCGAGTGCCGTACCGGAAGGCGCCACCATAGACCGGCACTGGTACAGTGACGATACGGACCAGGTCTGCATCTTCTGCCATACACCCCACCATGCCGAACCGGCCCAACCCCTCTGGAACAAGGTGAATCCGACCCAGGCGTTCAACATGTACACCTCATCGTCCACCCTCTCCAGTGTGGCAAAGGGGGCAACGGCGCCGGGCCCTGAATCGCTCCTCTGTCTTTCCTGTCATGATGGCAGGACAGCAATCAACGTGATTCATAACGGTGATGTCGGTATCGATGCCCAACCCGCAGACGGCGGCAGGAAGGTACTCAATTTCGCCGGATGGGGATACTACAATGCCGAGAACCCCAACAATCAGGCCCTGGCAATGGAGATCACGGTGTTCGGCACTCCCTACCGGGCGAACCTGGGGAAGACGGGAATCGACGGGGATGCGCGCTTTGCCGGCAGCAACCTCATGGACGACCATCCCATTTCCTTCTCTTATGCCTCGGCACAGAGCGAAAAAGGGGTTGCCGCGCTTAATGCCATAGAGAGTGCCAGAAGTGCCGGACTGAGATTCTTTGGCCCTAACCGGGACAGGATGGAGTGCTCCACCTGCCATGATCCCCATGTGGATTCAGGGCTTGGTTATGACGGGTTGCCTACGGGGAGCGGTGGCAACAACGCACTCAGACCGTTCCTGGTTCGGGATAACACGGGCAGCGCCATGTGTCTGGCCTGCCATAATAAATAG
- a CDS encoding CxxxxCH/CxxCH domain c-type cytochrome has translation MNGMTIKTLVAIIFALVVPAAAWAIVFPHETGSVKGYVCNSCHSTHNTLGSTGFNNVCQTCHKPGDAYGHSKPFRDADFANPFGTYTSSRPGVIYQTSHNWVGRDNVPKAGAVPPTNTALTKNIVSGTIVCARCHAIHYVYSSANNTRPFLRIRNDNDQMCLDCHRPRSTTNHTLGTHPVTVNYAEKAAARPDDFYATPQNSNPANPTSAMKMSKSGAVVCTTCHGVHYTDSNSRTFDNASSARMGLLSTSRGLLLRTDLKGTSVTDPNICTNCHKSANDPANTNAGVKNHNGTKNQNIQCADCHGGHVDEADGTTPNAYLINRFMNISTQYGAVRNAKVLYQYTSVSQKNYNKDSFGVCVACHPTLPSTIATHQSSTNAEDCRSCHTHSQGFSANCTQCHGFPPTTNTAGGTTGYAKDGVRDYSTVSGGTLFKDESLTPHISHAGGGSYYSFACDDCHKGFSHNTGTFQDVFLSTGGSKAAANGATPAYNGTSPGTCSTTYCHSDGNGGSYKSPVWADGKDDIMTLAGAARCGSCHSATPATNAHSRHIAGGASGKSYGCVNCHASTVSNGTTLLAAAMGSNGTHVNAVKDKQFSGSVGGQAISGTDCSTVYCHSNGKGAAPVVAPVWGTPASGQCGACHKAIGASPIDSNGHLAHLTAAYGPNFDELTTTSCVQCHDTYAGELDANHVNGSIHVGATTCTTNCHKHNAAEFAWTGGRVTCESCHTAPLSVIGGKTAPEKANFITSGHGQVGVNYDASRACSSCHDANSGHIDGTSGNQKRIAVNDNTLCTGCHNDAVKVPTVSKQNATTHVIAKDGTPAMDCKVCHDVHGTGNKGMVRTFITFGTLTSTITYATTAELVQLVPPYRGVCQTCHTLTSHYKRGVDEGVNHPTANCLNCHSHKNTYAFKPKACDECHGYPPAPKGFVPSQDTYSTAKLENYSGGGGAHVKLGHLMANLRPNQGFTPCLACHSDGPSAHVGDETVWSSGTTEAKKATVSVKTDPAYKFNDTKGQWYSKQSPGATGSCWNVSCHFQPTPRWSNDK, from the coding sequence ATGAACGGAATGACGATAAAGACCCTGGTCGCGATAATTTTCGCGTTGGTCGTCCCTGCCGCTGCGTGGGCTATTGTGTTCCCCCACGAAACCGGCTCCGTCAAGGGGTACGTCTGTAACAGCTGCCATTCGACCCACAATACTCTCGGTTCAACGGGCTTCAATAACGTTTGCCAGACCTGTCATAAGCCTGGTGACGCCTATGGGCATTCAAAACCATTCAGGGACGCTGATTTCGCCAACCCCTTCGGCACGTACACCAGCTCACGCCCCGGCGTCATATACCAGACTTCCCACAACTGGGTCGGCAGAGACAATGTTCCCAAGGCCGGAGCGGTTCCTCCCACTAACACCGCGCTCACCAAGAATATTGTTTCCGGCACTATTGTTTGCGCTCGGTGCCACGCCATTCACTATGTTTATTCATCAGCAAACAATACCCGCCCGTTCCTGCGTATCCGCAACGATAACGACCAGATGTGCCTTGACTGCCACCGTCCGCGCAGTACCACGAACCATACCCTGGGCACCCACCCGGTGACCGTGAACTATGCGGAAAAGGCTGCGGCACGCCCCGATGATTTCTACGCTACGCCCCAGAACAGCAATCCGGCCAACCCCACTTCGGCCATGAAGATGTCGAAAAGCGGCGCGGTTGTCTGCACAACCTGCCACGGGGTCCACTACACCGACTCCAACAGCCGTACCTTTGACAATGCCTCCAGTGCCCGGATGGGTCTCCTCTCCACTTCCCGCGGTTTGCTGCTGCGCACCGACCTGAAGGGGACGTCGGTGACGGACCCGAACATCTGTACCAACTGCCACAAATCGGCAAATGACCCGGCCAACACCAATGCCGGGGTTAAGAACCACAACGGAACCAAGAACCAGAATATCCAGTGCGCCGACTGCCACGGTGGCCACGTGGACGAGGCTGACGGGACAACTCCCAACGCCTACCTCATCAACCGCTTCATGAACATCTCGACCCAGTACGGCGCGGTGCGCAACGCCAAGGTTCTGTACCAGTACACCTCGGTATCCCAGAAGAACTACAACAAGGATTCCTTCGGGGTCTGCGTTGCCTGTCACCCGACGCTGCCGTCCACCATTGCCACGCACCAGTCGAGCACCAATGCTGAAGACTGCCGTTCGTGCCATACCCACTCCCAGGGCTTCTCGGCCAACTGTACCCAGTGCCACGGATTCCCGCCCACGACAAATACTGCCGGGGGTACGACAGGATACGCGAAGGATGGCGTGCGCGATTATTCGACGGTATCCGGCGGCACGCTCTTCAAGGATGAGTCGCTTACACCCCATATCAGCCACGCTGGCGGCGGCTCTTACTATTCATTTGCCTGCGATGACTGCCACAAGGGCTTCAGCCATAACACCGGCACGTTCCAGGACGTGTTCCTGAGCACTGGGGGATCGAAGGCGGCTGCCAACGGCGCCACTCCCGCTTACAACGGTACTTCCCCCGGAACCTGCTCCACTACTTACTGCCACTCGGACGGTAATGGCGGCAGCTACAAGTCCCCCGTCTGGGCGGACGGCAAAGATGATATCATGACGCTTGCCGGAGCGGCCCGCTGCGGAAGCTGCCACAGCGCAACCCCGGCAACCAACGCCCACTCGCGCCACATTGCCGGCGGCGCATCCGGCAAGAGCTACGGCTGCGTCAATTGCCATGCCTCCACCGTCAGCAACGGGACGACGCTGCTCGCCGCGGCAATGGGGAGCAACGGCACTCACGTCAACGCCGTGAAGGATAAGCAATTCTCCGGGTCCGTCGGAGGTCAGGCCATCTCCGGAACCGACTGCTCCACGGTCTACTGCCACAGCAACGGCAAGGGTGCCGCTCCGGTGGTGGCTCCGGTCTGGGGTACTCCCGCTTCGGGCCAGTGCGGCGCCTGCCACAAGGCAATCGGCGCTTCACCGATCGATAGCAACGGGCACTTGGCTCACCTTACCGCCGCTTACGGTCCCAATTTCGACGAGTTGACCACAACTTCCTGCGTACAGTGCCACGACACCTATGCCGGCGAGCTTGACGCCAACCACGTTAACGGAAGCATCCACGTGGGGGCCACCACCTGTACCACCAACTGCCACAAACATAATGCCGCCGAGTTCGCCTGGACAGGCGGCAGGGTAACCTGCGAGAGCTGCCACACTGCGCCTCTCTCGGTAATCGGCGGCAAGACGGCGCCGGAAAAGGCCAACTTCATCACCAGCGGCCACGGCCAGGTTGGGGTGAATTACGATGCGAGCCGTGCCTGCTCATCCTGCCACGATGCCAACAGCGGTCACATCGACGGCACGTCGGGGAACCAGAAGCGGATTGCCGTCAACGACAACACCCTCTGCACCGGCTGCCACAACGACGCGGTCAAAGTGCCAACCGTCAGCAAGCAGAACGCCACGACCCACGTGATCGCAAAGGACGGCACTCCGGCCATGGACTGCAAGGTCTGCCACGATGTCCACGGCACTGGCAACAAGGGGATGGTCCGCACGTTCATCACGTTCGGTACACTGACATCCACCATTACCTATGCAACAACGGCAGAACTCGTGCAACTCGTACCGCCTTACCGCGGCGTCTGCCAGACCTGCCACACCCTTACCAGTCACTATAAGCGCGGTGTGGATGAGGGAGTGAACCACCCGACCGCTAATTGCCTTAACTGCCACTCCCATAAGAACACCTATGCCTTCAAGCCGAAGGCCTGCGACGAGTGCCACGGTTATCCGCCTGCACCCAAAGGCTTTGTGCCTTCGCAGGACACCTACTCGACGGCCAAGCTCGAGAACTACTCGGGCGGCGGTGGTGCCCACGTGAAGCTGGGCCACCTCATGGCGAACCTCAGGCCGAATCAGGGCTTCACCCCCTGCCTCGCCTGCCACAGCGACGGGCCGTCGGCCCACGTGGGCGACGAGACGGTATGGTCAAGCGGTACGACCGAGGCTAAGAAGGCGACTGTCAGCGTGAAGACCGACCCGGCCTACAAGTTCAACGACACCAAGGGCCAGTGGTACTCGAAACAGTCACCCGGCGCCACCGGCAGTTGCTGGAACGTCAGCTGCCACTTCCAGCCGACGCCACGCTGGTCCAACGACAAGTAG
- a CDS encoding carboxypeptidase-like regulatory domain-containing protein has product MRGAVLWTLAWLLLSGFAAGAADAALLRGRVADIDGRPVAGAKLFIYDTANVRRPATFISPPSAADGTVAITVPPGTYWVVARFKQDESYGPLMPGDKHSGEPAVMDLTTEAELEQDFTVADIREMGRKRQTIAADSLRLKGRVLDPEGKPVAGAYVFASTIKAGTRIPDYVSAWTGADGTYMLALPSGPKYFLGVATAFPPMQPWRTSAEVVPVDGKTDVVLDMALALD; this is encoded by the coding sequence ATGAGGGGGGCAGTGTTGTGGACGCTGGCGTGGCTGCTGCTGTCCGGTTTCGCGGCGGGAGCCGCGGATGCGGCGCTCCTCAGGGGACGGGTGGCTGATATCGACGGCAGGCCGGTGGCCGGAGCGAAGCTCTTCATTTACGACACGGCAAACGTAAGGCGTCCCGCAACCTTCATTTCTCCCCCTTCGGCTGCGGACGGGACCGTTGCGATTACGGTGCCCCCCGGAACCTACTGGGTCGTGGCGCGGTTCAAGCAGGACGAGTCGTACGGGCCGCTCATGCCGGGGGACAAGCATTCGGGGGAGCCGGCCGTCATGGACCTGACCACTGAAGCCGAGCTCGAGCAGGATTTTACCGTGGCCGACATCCGGGAAATGGGGCGCAAGCGGCAGACCATTGCCGCTGATTCCCTGAGGCTGAAAGGGCGGGTACTGGACCCCGAAGGGAAGCCGGTGGCAGGGGCCTACGTTTTTGCGTCAACCATCAAAGCGGGTACCCGGATTCCCGATTACGTGTCGGCATGGACGGGGGCCGACGGGACCTACATGCTGGCGCTCCCCTCCGGGCCGAAATACTTCCTGGGGGTTGCCACGGCATTCCCGCCGATGCAGCCCTGGCGCACCTCCGCGGAGGTCGTTCCCGTTGACGGCAAAACTGATGTTGTCTTGGACATGGCATTAGCGCTAGACTGA